The window CGGCCGCCGTGCGTTGTCACCACGAAACCGGAGGGGGTGGATGCGGAGCGCTTCACGTCCAGCGAGAGCACGAGCACCTGCGAGCCGAAGCGGTCGGCGATCTCGTCGAGGAGCGGCGGACGAGCGATCGCGGCCGAGTTCACCCCGATCTTGTCGGCGCCCACGCCCAGAAGCCTGGCGACGTCCTCGTCGGAGCGCACGCCGCCGCCGACCGTCAGCGGGATGAAGACCTCTTCGGCGGTGCGGCGCACGACGTCGTACGTCGTCGACCGTTCGTCGACCGTCGCGGTGACGTCGAGGAAGGTGATCTCGTCGGCGCCCTGTGCGAAGTAGAGCCGGGCGAGCTCGACCGGGTCGCCCATGTCGCGCAGATCGAGGAAGTTGACGCCCTTCACCACCCGGCCCGCGGCGACATCGAGGCACGGGATGACCCGGCGCGCGAGCGACACGTCAGAGCCTCGCGGCGTGGATCTCGGTCACGAGGATCGCGCGGGCACCCATGGCGTACAGCGCGTCCATGACCTGGTTGACGCCCTTGCGCGGGCTCATCACGCGGACGGCGACCCACTCGGGGTCGCGCAGGGGCGAGATCGTCGGCGACTCGATGCCGGGGGCGATCGCCACCGCCTCGTCGACCAGTCGTACGGGCAGGTCGTAGTCGATCAGCACGTACCGGCGGGCGACCATGACGCCCTTGAGGCGTCGCAGCAGCGTCTGGGTGCCCTCGGCCTCGACCGGCCCGGAGACGAGCACGGCGTCCGACTCGAGGATGACCGGGCCGAAGATCTCCAGGCCCGCCTGGCGGAGGGTCGTGCCGGTCGAGACGACGTCGGCGACGGCATCCGCCACCCCCAGCTGGACCGCCGACTCGACGGCCCCGTCGAGTGGGACGAGGTCGACCGCGATCCCCCGCTCGTCGAGGAAGCCGTCGACCAGGCCGGGGTAGGCCGTCGCGACGCGCAGCCCTTCGAGCTCGGAGATGTCGGAGAACCGTCCCGGGCGCGCGGCGAAACGGAACGTAGACCCGCCGAAGCCGAGGGCCTCGATCTCGCGCGCGCCGGGCATCCGGGCATCGAGGAGCAGATCGCGCCCGGTGATGCCGACGTCCAGCGCGCCGGAGCCCACATAGGTCGCGATGTCCTTGGGGCGGAGGTAGAAGAACTCGACGTCGTTGGTCGGGTCGATGGTGTGCAGGTCTTTCGGGTCGCGGCGGCCGGTGTAACCGGCCTCGGCGAGCATCGCGGCGGAGGTCTCGGAGAGGGAGCCCTTGTTCGGCACGGCGATTCGCAGCATGGCGGAGACTTTCGGGTCGAGGGGGTGGGGCGAACGCGGAACGCTCAAAGATGTCGGTAGACGTCTTCGAGGGTCAGCCCCTTCGCGACCATCATCACCTGCAGGTGGTACAGCAGCTGCGAGATCTCCTCGGCGGCGGCCTCGGAGGATTCGTACTCGGCGGCCATCCAGACCTCGGCGGCTTCCTCGACGATCTTCTTGCCGATCGCGTGGACCCCCGCGTCGAGCTGGGCGATCGTGCCGGAGCCGGCGGGGCGTTCGATCGCCTTCGCACTGAGCTCGGCGAACAGGGCGTCGAACGTCTTCACTCTGCCAGGGTATCGAACCGCGCGGCCCGTCGGCGTCGCACCGACGCCTCGGGCGGGCGTTCAGTGGGCGGCGATGCTGAGCAGGATGATCACGATGCCCAGGAGCATCGTCGTGAGGACGCCCGCGATCCGCCACGGCCACCGGCTGCCGTTGCGCCGGGCATTGAGGTACCCGATCGCGCCGAGCATGAGGATGCCGCTGAAGAGGGCGGCGAAGTACGCGACCCATTCGTCGACGCCCAGGCCCGCGGTCATCAGGAGGGCGACCGGGATGAGCATCGCCAGAGCCATGCCCGAGGAGTGCCGCACGCCGTCACGGATCGCTGTACGCAGCGGAGGTGCCGGGCGCTTCGCGCGGCTCGCGACGACAGCGGCGTAGATGTGGGCGAGCCAGAAGACGGCCACCGTGCCCAAGACGAAGACGATGACGTCGTCGTCGGTATCTGCGTCGATCTCACCGGCGATGAGCGCGGTGACGAGCACGATGCCGTAGACGCCGTGCTCGCCGCTGTAGGCGCTGAGCAGACGCCGCGCATGGTGCGCTCCGGTCTGGCGGATGCCGTGCGGGTGGTCGGTCCCCGCGGATGCGTCGTCTGTCTCGCTCATCGTCTCCCCCGGTGATCGTCGGTCAGTGTCGGTGCGCGCGCGAGGCCATCGCGCGAAGGCTGCGGATCGCCGCATCCGGGTCGTCGGAGCCGAAGACCGCGGAGCCCGCGACGAACGTGTCGGCACCCGCCTCGGAGGCCTGGGCGATGGTCGAGGCCGAGATGCCGCCGTCGACCTGCAACCAGACCGCGGAGCCGCGGCGCCGGGCCTCCTCCGACAGCGCACGGAGCTTCGGCATCGTCTCGGGCATGAACGACTGACCGCCGAATCCG is drawn from Microbacterium hatanonis and contains these coding sequences:
- the hisG gene encoding ATP phosphoribosyltransferase, whose protein sequence is MLRIAVPNKGSLSETSAAMLAEAGYTGRRDPKDLHTIDPTNDVEFFYLRPKDIATYVGSGALDVGITGRDLLLDARMPGAREIEALGFGGSTFRFAARPGRFSDISELEGLRVATAYPGLVDGFLDERGIAVDLVPLDGAVESAVQLGVADAVADVVSTGTTLRQAGLEIFGPVILESDAVLVSGPVEAEGTQTLLRRLKGVMVARRYVLIDYDLPVRLVDEAVAIAPGIESPTISPLRDPEWVAVRVMSPRKGVNQVMDALYAMGARAILVTEIHAARL
- the hisF gene encoding imidazole glycerol phosphate synthase subunit HisF, translated to MSLARRVIPCLDVAAGRVVKGVNFLDLRDMGDPVELARLYFAQGADEITFLDVTATVDERSTTYDVVRRTAEEVFIPLTVGGGVRSDEDVARLLGVGADKIGVNSAAIARPPLLDEIADRFGSQVLVLSLDVKRSASTPSGFVVTTHGGRTETTLDALEWAREAIERGAGELLVNSIDADGTKAGFDLELTSLMREISSVPVIASGGAGSVDDFAPAIRAGADAVLAASVFHSGALTVGDVKAALAADGIEIRT
- a CDS encoding phosphoribosyl-ATP diphosphatase; the encoded protein is MKTFDALFAELSAKAIERPAGSGTIAQLDAGVHAIGKKIVEEAAEVWMAAEYESSEAAAEEISQLLYHLQVMMVAKGLTLEDVYRHL